The Desmonostoc muscorum LEGE 12446 genome includes a region encoding these proteins:
- a CDS encoding diflavin flavoprotein: MINSKPRDVQVLPIATNSKVLKARSWSRLRFEIEYALERGTTSNCYLIEADKTALIDPPPESFTEIYLEALRQTLDLTRLDYVVLGHFNPNRVATLKAILELAPQVTFVCSLPGANNLRAAFLDRDLQVLVMRGKETLDLGKGHVLKFLPIPSPRWPEGLCTYDQQTQILYTDKLFATHICGDELFDDNPEALREDQRYYFNCLMAPQAPHVQAALEKISDLQVRMYAVGHGPLVRTGLIQLTKAYGEWSRSHNDREISVALLYASAYGNTATLAQAMALGLTKGGVAVKSINCEFATPDEIRINLAQSDGFIIGSPTIGGHAPTPIHTALGIVLSSGDNTKLAGVFGSYGWSGEAFDLIEGKLRDAGYRLGFETLKVKFKPDDVTLKFCEEVGTDFAQALKKAKKVRVPQQAATPVEQAVGRIVGSVCVLTARLGEVSTGMLGAWVSQATFNPPGLTVAIAKDRAIESLMYPGGKFALNILPEGNHQDYMKHFRKSFAPGEDRFANFSTAVADNGCTVLTDALAYLECSVNQRMECGDHWVVYATVDEGKLLKPDAVTAINHRKTGTHY, encoded by the coding sequence ATGATCAATTCCAAGCCACGCGACGTACAAGTTTTACCAATTGCCACAAATAGTAAGGTTCTCAAGGCACGTAGTTGGTCACGTCTGCGGTTTGAAATTGAATACGCATTGGAAAGAGGTACTACCTCTAATTGCTATTTAATTGAAGCTGATAAAACCGCACTAATCGATCCACCACCAGAAAGCTTTACCGAAATTTATTTAGAGGCATTGCGGCAAACTTTAGATTTGACACGTTTGGATTATGTGGTCTTAGGTCATTTTAATCCCAACCGAGTTGCAACCCTCAAAGCAATTTTAGAACTAGCACCACAGGTAACTTTTGTTTGTTCTCTTCCCGGTGCTAACAATTTGCGTGCTGCTTTCCTAGACCGCGATTTGCAGGTTTTGGTGATGCGGGGGAAAGAAACTCTGGATTTGGGCAAAGGTCATGTTTTAAAATTCCTCCCCATTCCCAGTCCCCGTTGGCCGGAAGGACTTTGTACCTACGACCAGCAGACCCAAATTCTCTACACAGATAAATTATTTGCAACTCATATCTGTGGCGATGAACTGTTTGATGATAATCCAGAGGCGCTTAGAGAAGACCAGCGTTACTACTTTAACTGCCTGATGGCTCCCCAAGCTCCTCACGTGCAAGCAGCTTTGGAGAAAATATCAGATTTGCAGGTGAGAATGTATGCTGTGGGTCACGGGCCTTTAGTACGCACCGGCTTAATCCAACTGACCAAAGCTTATGGAGAATGGAGTCGTTCTCACAACGATCGCGAAATTTCCGTTGCTTTACTTTATGCCTCAGCTTACGGGAATACAGCGACTTTAGCACAAGCGATGGCTTTGGGACTGACCAAAGGCGGAGTTGCAGTCAAGTCCATCAACTGTGAATTTGCCACTCCCGATGAAATTCGCATCAACTTAGCACAGTCAGATGGTTTTATCATCGGTTCTCCCACCATCGGTGGCCATGCGCCGACTCCCATTCATACTGCTTTAGGTATTGTGCTATCGAGTGGTGACAACACCAAACTGGCTGGGGTGTTTGGTTCCTATGGCTGGAGTGGGGAAGCATTTGACTTAATTGAAGGTAAACTCCGGGATGCAGGATATCGTTTGGGTTTTGAAACCTTGAAGGTGAAATTTAAACCCGATGATGTCACTCTCAAATTCTGTGAAGAAGTAGGTACAGACTTTGCCCAAGCATTGAAAAAAGCTAAAAAGGTACGCGTACCCCAACAAGCTGCGACTCCGGTGGAACAAGCTGTGGGCCGAATTGTTGGTTCCGTTTGCGTGCTGACAGCAAGACTTGGAGAAGTATCTACTGGGATGCTAGGCGCTTGGGTTTCTCAAGCTACCTTTAATCCACCTGGACTTACCGTGGCGATCGCCAAAGATCGAGCGATCGAATCTTTAATGTATCCTGGTGGTAAATTTGCCCTGAATATACTACCTGAAGGCAATCATCAAGATTACATGAAGCATTTCCGTAAATCTTTCGCCCCTGGGGAAGATCGATTTGCGAACTTTAGCACAGCAGTTGCAGATAACGGCTGTACCGTTCTTACCGACGCACTAGCATATTTGGAATGTTCAGTCAACCAACGTATGGAATGTGGCGATCACTGGGTTGTGTATGCAACCGTGGATGAAGGTAAATTACTCAAGCCTGATGCTGTTACTGCCATCAACCATCGCAAAACAGGTACTCATTACTAA
- a CDS encoding CsbD family protein yields the protein MSLEERAKAVAKNIEGKAQEIIGDITGNPDDKAEGQAKQVESQVRHTVENVKDEVKKAVD from the coding sequence ATGAGTCTCGAAGAAAGAGCAAAAGCCGTTGCTAAAAATATCGAAGGTAAAGCTCAAGAAATAATTGGCGATATCACTGGCAACCCTGATGATAAAGCTGAAGGTCAAGCTAAGCAAGTAGAATCACAGGTTCGTCACACAGTTGAAAATGTCAAAGATGAAGTTAAGAAAGCTGTAGACTAA
- the psb35 gene encoding photosystem II assembly protein Psb35, with protein MINLLFTYLLTDIPVTSEPSSSYSIVLTGLFVVGFIAAVTIGSIAWYNSKRPVGWEDKERPNIVPEIDK; from the coding sequence ATGATTAATCTACTATTTACTTATCTTTTAACAGACATACCTGTTACATCAGAACCTAGTTCTAGTTACTCTATTGTATTGACAGGATTATTCGTAGTCGGCTTTATCGCTGCTGTAACTATAGGATCGATCGCTTGGTATAATTCCAAACGTCCTGTAGGTTGGGAAGATAAAGAACGTCCCAATATTGTTCCAGAAATAGATAAGTAA
- a CDS encoding sensor histidine kinase — protein sequence MSLTKTVKKDKILVVDDIFDNLLILEAVLQDNDYEISLVEDSKIALNMVEQSPPDLILLDVMMPEIDGYEFTRRIRQNQALPFIPILLITAHYESSVVQGLDAGADDFIRKPFDPDELHARVRSLLRLKHSIDERDQMANLRADFVSRFTHDLRIPLVASNRVLKLLLEGRFCDVSPQLEEIINTMIGSNQDLLEMVNTLLEVYRHEAGCKTLKISDCNIQELVSEVAQELTPLAEEKGLAVNLDKGETVTTVMGDRVELRRVLTNIIGNAIKFTDKGSVNIQCYLNLADVTINIQDTGPGISKQDQAILFERFRQGKHQRSGSGLGLYLSRCIIEAHQGTIDVTSEPGQGSTFTIRLPVADEN from the coding sequence ATGTCTTTAACTAAAACTGTTAAAAAAGATAAAATTCTCGTTGTCGATGACATTTTTGACAATTTACTGATATTAGAAGCAGTCCTACAAGATAATGACTATGAAATTAGCTTGGTGGAAGATAGTAAAATTGCTCTGAATATGGTTGAGCAGTCACCGCCAGACTTAATTCTCTTAGATGTGATGATGCCAGAGATCGATGGGTACGAATTTACTCGACGCATCCGACAAAATCAAGCGTTGCCATTTATCCCAATTTTGCTGATTACGGCTCATTATGAATCCAGCGTTGTTCAAGGACTTGATGCTGGTGCAGATGATTTTATTCGTAAACCATTCGATCCAGATGAACTACATGCACGAGTGCGATCGCTCCTGCGTCTCAAGCATAGCATCGACGAACGAGATCAAATGGCTAACCTGCGGGCAGATTTTGTCTCACGTTTTACTCATGATTTACGCATACCGCTAGTAGCTTCTAATCGGGTTTTAAAATTATTGCTAGAAGGCAGGTTTTGCGATGTTTCGCCACAATTGGAAGAAATAATTAATACCATGATTGGCAGTAATCAAGACCTGCTAGAAATGGTAAATACTTTGTTAGAAGTTTATCGTCATGAAGCAGGCTGTAAAACCTTAAAAATTTCTGATTGTAATATTCAGGAATTAGTGAGTGAAGTTGCTCAAGAATTAACTCCTTTAGCTGAAGAAAAAGGATTAGCTGTCAACCTTGATAAAGGTGAAACTGTGACTACGGTGATGGGCGATCGCGTAGAATTGCGGCGAGTTTTGACAAATATTATCGGCAATGCCATCAAATTTACAGATAAAGGTTCTGTCAATATTCAGTGCTATCTTAATTTGGCAGATGTAACTATTAATATCCAAGATACAGGGCCGGGAATTTCTAAACAAGACCAAGCAATATTATTCGAGCGATTTCGCCAAGGTAAACACCAGCGTTCTGGTAGTGGTTTGGGACTATATCTATCTCGTTGCATTATTGAAGCACATCAAGGCACAATCGATGTCACATCTGAGCCAGGGCAAGGTAGTACATTTACTATACGTCTACCTGTGGCTGACGAAAACTAG
- a CDS encoding response regulator has protein sequence MDEIKILVIEDHNLTRIGLRAALQTQPEVNIVGEAANAADGIELVKTLKPDVATIDIGLPDMDGIELTRTIRQYQAENEDYTTKLLILTMQNSEQAVLAAFAAGADSYCMKDIESEKLVEAVRTTHAGSSWIDPTIADLVLQQIRQDFPDGSRGAATKRVLIEGIDPDIEKTIVSYPLTQREMDVLELIVAGCDNAEIAKRLYLTVGTVKTHVRGILNKLCVADRTQAAVRALRAGLVP, from the coding sequence ATGGATGAAATCAAGATCCTCGTGATTGAAGATCATAACCTCACAAGAATTGGTTTAAGGGCTGCCTTACAAACCCAGCCAGAGGTAAACATTGTTGGTGAAGCAGCCAATGCCGCAGATGGAATAGAGCTTGTGAAAACTCTCAAACCTGATGTTGCTACTATTGATATTGGTTTGCCTGATATGGATGGTATCGAGCTAACACGCACAATTAGGCAATATCAAGCAGAGAATGAAGATTATACAACAAAGCTGCTGATTTTAACAATGCAGAATAGCGAGCAGGCAGTCTTAGCAGCATTTGCCGCAGGTGCTGATTCTTATTGCATGAAGGATATCGAAAGTGAGAAACTAGTGGAGGCTGTGCGAACAACCCATGCAGGTAGCTCATGGATCGATCCGACGATCGCAGACCTCGTACTACAGCAAATACGTCAAGATTTCCCCGATGGCAGCAGAGGAGCAGCCACAAAAAGAGTGTTGATTGAAGGTATTGACCCAGATATTGAGAAAACTATCGTCAGCTATCCTTTAACTCAACGGGAAATGGATGTTTTAGAGTTGATTGTCGCTGGGTGTGACAATGCAGAAATCGCCAAAAGACTCTATCTCACAGTTGGTACTGTTAAAACTCATGTTCGAGGTATTCTCAATAAACTCTGTGTAGCCGACCGGACACAAGCCGCTGTCCGTGCTTTGCGTGCCGGGTTGGTACCTTAA
- a CDS encoding TrmH family RNA methyltransferase → MLTSLQNPLVKQIRKLHSTKERHKQELFLLEGTHLLEEACAVNYPLETVCCTPDWQATHPSLWEEACSRCDRAEIVSREVLDAIATTVQPDGVVATAKRSDRQTQVPFTGIVLALETVQDPGNLGTMIRTAAAAGASGLWLSGDSVDLDNPKVLRASAGQWFRLATAVTEDLKATVQQSQQAGMQVIATLPNASLTYWQVDWRKPSLILLGNEGAGLSTDLAAMADWQVRIPLSPGVESLNVAIAAALMLYEAQRQMSH, encoded by the coding sequence ATGTTAACCAGCTTACAGAATCCCCTAGTCAAGCAAATCCGTAAATTACACTCTACCAAGGAGCGGCACAAGCAGGAGTTATTTTTGCTAGAAGGGACGCACCTGTTAGAGGAAGCTTGTGCTGTGAATTACCCGCTAGAGACAGTGTGTTGTACCCCAGATTGGCAAGCAACCCATCCGTCATTGTGGGAAGAAGCTTGTAGCCGATGCGATCGCGCCGAAATTGTGAGTAGAGAAGTTTTAGATGCGATCGCCACCACAGTCCAACCCGATGGTGTCGTGGCAACAGCAAAACGAAGCGATCGCCAAACTCAAGTACCATTTACTGGTATAGTCCTAGCTTTAGAAACAGTACAAGATCCTGGTAACCTGGGTACGATGATTCGCACTGCCGCAGCCGCTGGGGCGTCGGGGTTGTGGCTAAGTGGAGATAGCGTAGATTTAGACAATCCCAAAGTTCTACGTGCATCGGCGGGGCAATGGTTTCGCCTAGCAACGGCAGTGACCGAAGATTTAAAAGCGACAGTGCAACAAAGTCAGCAAGCAGGAATGCAGGTAATAGCAACCTTGCCAAATGCCAGCTTAACTTATTGGCAAGTGGACTGGCGAAAACCAAGTTTGATTTTACTGGGGAATGAAGGTGCTGGTTTGTCAACAGATTTAGCAGCGATGGCAGATTGGCAAGTGAGAATTCCTCTGAGTCCTGGGGTGGAATCGTTGAATGTGGCGATCGCAGCTGCTTTAATGTTGTACGAAGCTCAGCGGCAAATGAGTCATTAG
- a CDS encoding tetratricopeptide repeat protein, with product MKLFNLAINASLSGLLITFNPHIAKSQQILNYESLQNPENPSSNFIAKQIQNLRQLSFAVPIRTLAEVAPNLEILSQEWQNQQQAQRLRVGNTVIDKVDNIAQQITVRIDSKNHGNGSGVIIAKQGNTYYVATARHVVQEPDNYQITAPDGKRYLLQPQDIFQPEGIDVALVKFSSNEAYAIATISTYNLSFISASSYEDTVWVILSGFPASDQGKRRSSPGFLHIAEALLFRAENNYLSQSLVEGGYRLAYSNLSLPGMSGGPVLNVKGQVIGINSGVETPRLKQIQIGFAYGVPSSSILRLATKAGLGNLLKVDNNKPPSISNSELAFLRDHPLVTTKRPSADANEYEWLEYANQLWRLKRYSETIAVLQEIVRYKPDFYEVYYALGLVLGEGGGEPEKSLIALDRAIKLRPDYYEAWKFKSIVLTNLKRYSLAVAAIDKAIEYNDSDLGLYYQRASILFNLQRYPEALATLDKAIEIQPLSFLYVFRGVIGFYLQDYKGVVADMNQAIKLQPDFAVAYVMRSTGRFFLNDIYGSVADFRVGVRLSLKDNQGKLPDYINQIVKKPKDVANYILRGIVRFELKDYQGALADYSKAIKLQNNSPIAYVERGNIYVELKDYQAALTDYNQAIKLSPNNASTYRRRGNVYVKLEDYPAALADFNQAIKLNPNSASTYSARSDVYVQLKDYPAALADFNQIIKLNPNNASAYYWRGVVRSQMKDYQGALGDYSQFIQFEPNNAIGYFVRGVVYHKQGNNNAALTEYNQALTKEPQFWEVMTNIGYIKYEKGDIAGAIQQWQQAVQINGQAAEPKLALAVALYAIDEQQKGLDMAQSALRLDNSWTDVEILKQNLWGKTLIVEAQKLMSHPQIQVLRVKQP from the coding sequence ATGAAATTATTTAATCTTGCAATTAACGCTAGCCTGAGTGGATTATTAATCACTTTCAACCCACACATTGCTAAATCTCAACAAATACTTAATTATGAATCTTTACAGAATCCAGAAAACCCCTCTTCAAACTTCATTGCAAAACAAATACAGAATTTACGACAATTGAGTTTTGCAGTTCCCATCCGAACTCTAGCTGAAGTTGCTCCTAATTTGGAAATTTTGTCTCAAGAATGGCAGAATCAACAACAAGCACAACGGCTAAGAGTCGGGAATACAGTCATTGATAAAGTTGATAACATTGCCCAACAGATTACTGTGAGAATTGATTCTAAAAATCATGGTAATGGTTCAGGAGTGATTATTGCCAAACAAGGAAATACTTATTACGTAGCCACGGCACGTCATGTGGTGCAGGAGCCTGATAATTATCAAATTACTGCTCCTGATGGTAAGAGGTATCTACTACAACCACAAGACATATTTCAGCCAGAAGGAATAGATGTAGCTTTGGTTAAATTTAGTAGTAATGAAGCTTATGCGATCGCTACAATTTCAACATATAATCTTTCCTTCATTTCTGCATCTTCTTATGAAGATACAGTCTGGGTTATTCTATCTGGATTTCCAGCATCAGATCAAGGTAAGCGAAGATCATCTCCTGGGTTTCTTCACATAGCAGAAGCATTGCTTTTTCGTGCAGAAAATAATTATCTGTCGCAGTCATTAGTAGAGGGAGGGTATAGGCTAGCATATTCTAATTTGTCCCTACCAGGAATGAGTGGTGGGCCAGTGTTAAACGTTAAAGGACAAGTCATTGGGATTAATAGCGGAGTTGAGACTCCTAGACTGAAACAAATTCAAATCGGTTTTGCCTATGGAGTGCCTAGTAGTAGTATTCTCCGTTTAGCCACAAAAGCAGGACTAGGAAATCTACTAAAAGTGGATAATAATAAACCACCAAGCATTAGTAATTCAGAACTTGCTTTCTTGAGAGACCATCCATTAGTTACTACTAAAAGACCTTCAGCAGATGCTAATGAATATGAATGGCTGGAATATGCCAATCAATTGTGGCGTCTGAAAAGATATTCAGAAACTATTGCTGTTCTCCAAGAAATTGTCAGATACAAACCTGATTTTTATGAAGTCTATTATGCCCTTGGTTTAGTGTTAGGAGAGGGAGGTGGAGAACCTGAAAAATCTTTAATTGCTCTCGATAGAGCTATTAAACTCAGACCTGACTACTATGAAGCTTGGAAATTTAAAAGTATTGTATTAACAAATTTAAAAAGATATTCCTTAGCTGTAGCAGCAATTGACAAAGCTATTGAATATAATGATAGTGACTTAGGTCTTTATTACCAACGCGCTTCTATATTATTTAACTTACAACGTTATCCAGAGGCGTTAGCAACACTTGACAAAGCGATTGAAATTCAACCGCTATCTTTTCTCTATGTATTTCGCGGTGTAATTGGGTTTTATTTACAAGATTATAAGGGCGTAGTCGCTGATATGAATCAGGCGATTAAACTTCAACCAGACTTTGCTGTTGCCTACGTTATGCGGAGTACCGGACGCTTTTTTTTGAATGATATTTACGGAAGTGTTGCAGATTTCCGCGTTGGTGTTCGCTTGTCTCTTAAAGACAATCAGGGGAAACTACCTGATTATATCAACCAAATAGTCAAAAAACCTAAAGATGTAGCAAATTACATTCTACGCGGTATAGTACGTTTTGAGTTAAAAGATTATCAAGGAGCATTAGCGGATTACAGTAAAGCAATTAAATTGCAAAATAATTCTCCAATAGCCTATGTAGAAAGAGGAAATATTTACGTTGAGTTAAAAGATTACCAAGCTGCGCTGACTGATTATAATCAAGCGATAAAATTAAGCCCTAATAATGCCTCTACTTACCGTAGACGTGGTAATGTTTACGTTAAGTTAGAAGATTATCCAGCAGCACTAGCAGATTTTAATCAAGCGATTAAACTCAACCCTAATAGTGCCAGTACCTATTCTGCGCGGAGTGATGTTTACGTTCAGTTAAAAGATTACCCAGCAGCACTAGCAGATTTTAATCAAATCATTAAACTTAACCCTAATAATGCTAGTGCTTACTACTGGCGGGGTGTTGTGCGTTCTCAGATGAAAGATTATCAAGGTGCGCTAGGAGATTATAGTCAATTTATTCAATTTGAACCTAATAATGCTATTGGCTATTTTGTACGTGGAGTTGTTTATCATAAACAAGGGAATAACAACGCTGCACTCACAGAATATAATCAAGCACTCACAAAAGAGCCACAATTTTGGGAAGTAATGACCAATATTGGCTATATTAAATACGAAAAAGGAGATATAGCAGGAGCAATTCAACAATGGCAACAAGCAGTACAAATTAATGGGCAAGCCGCAGAACCAAAATTAGCACTAGCTGTGGCTTTATACGCCATAGATGAACAACAAAAAGGTTTAGATATGGCGCAATCTGCCTTGCGTTTAGATAATAGTTGGACTGATGTTGAGATTCTCAAACAAAATCTCTGGGGAAAAACCTTGATTGTAGAGGCGCAAAAACTTATGTCTCATCCTCAAATTCAAGTATTGCGAGTTAAGCAACCTTAA
- a CDS encoding tyrosine phenol-lyase, with protein sequence MTDAKHTSPRRRRSWAEPYKIKVVEPLKMTTRAEREQAIATAGYNTFLLRSEDVYIDLLTDSGTSAMSDYQWAGMMLGDEAYAGSKNFYNLEENIQKYYGYRHIVPTHQGRGAENILSQILIKPGDYIPGNMYFTTTRLHQELAGGTFVDVIIDEAHDAESLHPFKGNVDLQKLIDLIERVGAERIPYISVAGTVNMAGGQPISMANLREVHQLAQTHGIRIILDATRAVENAYFIQQREEDYSNQAIATILHEFCSYTDGCTMSGKKDALVNIGGWLALNDYNLYEEARNLIVIYEGLHTYGGMAGRDMEAMARGIEESVKDDHIRARIGQVEYLGQKLLDWGIPIVVPIGGHAIYLDAKRFLEQIPQEEFPAQRLAAELYLEAGIRAMERGIVSAGRSKETGDNYYPELELVRLTIPRRVYTQAHMDLTAEAVEEVYYNRDRLRGLKMIYEPKYLRFFQARFELL encoded by the coding sequence ATGACTGACGCTAAGCATACTTCCCCGCGCCGCCGTCGCTCTTGGGCAGAGCCGTATAAAATCAAGGTGGTTGAGCCATTAAAAATGACTACTCGTGCTGAGCGGGAACAAGCGATCGCCACAGCGGGTTACAATACTTTTCTGTTACGTTCTGAAGATGTCTACATTGATTTGTTGACTGATAGCGGCACCTCAGCCATGAGCGATTACCAATGGGCAGGCATGATGCTGGGTGATGAAGCTTACGCTGGTAGCAAGAACTTTTATAATTTAGAAGAAAACATTCAGAAGTATTACGGCTATCGCCATATAGTGCCTACCCACCAAGGACGTGGTGCTGAAAACATCCTTTCTCAAATACTGATTAAACCAGGTGATTACATACCCGGCAATATGTATTTCACCACAACCAGGCTGCATCAGGAGTTGGCTGGCGGTACATTTGTAGATGTGATTATTGATGAAGCCCACGATGCCGAATCATTGCATCCATTTAAGGGTAATGTAGATCTGCAAAAGCTCATAGACTTAATTGAGCGAGTTGGGGCAGAACGGATTCCCTATATCAGTGTCGCCGGAACCGTGAATATGGCTGGGGGACAGCCGATATCAATGGCTAATCTGCGCGAAGTACATCAGTTAGCCCAAACTCACGGTATCCGGATTATTCTTGATGCGACTCGCGCCGTGGAAAACGCCTACTTTATCCAGCAGCGAGAGGAAGATTATTCCAATCAGGCGATCGCCACCATCTTACATGAATTTTGCTCCTATACCGACGGCTGCACCATGAGTGGCAAAAAGGATGCACTAGTGAACATCGGCGGTTGGCTGGCTCTCAATGACTATAACCTCTACGAGGAAGCACGTAATTTAATAGTAATATATGAAGGACTGCATACTTATGGTGGTATGGCTGGCCGAGATATGGAAGCTATGGCACGCGGTATCGAAGAGTCAGTGAAAGACGATCATATTCGTGCCCGTATCGGTCAAGTTGAATACCTGGGACAAAAGTTGTTAGATTGGGGTATTCCGATTGTTGTGCCCATTGGTGGACATGCGATTTATTTAGATGCCAAACGCTTTTTAGAGCAAATCCCCCAAGAGGAATTTCCGGCACAACGCCTAGCAGCGGAACTCTATTTAGAGGCAGGAATTCGGGCAATGGAACGGGGTATCGTTTCCGCAGGACGTAGTAAAGAAACAGGCGATAATTATTATCCAGAGTTGGAATTAGTGCGGCTGACTATTCCCCGACGAGTGTATACCCAGGCTCACATGGATTTGACTGCTGAAGCTGTTGAAGAAGTTTATTATAATCGCGATCGCCTACGCGGACTGAAGATGATTTACGAACCAAAATATCTGCGGTTCTTTCAGGCAAGGTTTGAGCTACTGTAG